In the genome of Raphanus sativus cultivar WK10039 chromosome 9, ASM80110v3, whole genome shotgun sequence, the window cgaaacttgctcgagatactcaaaacgcatagagtatgtctttgtgtatcaagccgcagcaaggtggaaacggtttcagagaaaagagaagaagctggtgataatgatgaagctggtgaatgggaagaagatgttggtgataatgatgaagctggtgaatgggaagaagatgttggtgataatgatgaggctgatgaatgttttgaagatgttggtgataatgagtctgttgaaatagatttgtgtatacaaatagttcaaatatacaaattgatttgtgtatctatacaagttaaaaaatctatacaagttaaaaaatctatacaagttaaaaaatctatacaaattgatttgtgtatctaatcatacatgcctacaaacataccaccatcctcattatctttcagatgctgatcaacaagctccgtccatatagccaaagccatagtatccctcatagtcttcgcattggacctagcaaagtctttagggctaaaggggaccccaagagcatgacattcaatgtactttgcagcgtacacgccacaatcaccattgttggccgtgggtacatctttgaggagtctctcataagtgtatcgctccaacccatgcatctggtctccgcactccacaatcagataagggaccatctcgagaaaaggctccattatctcatcccatctttctggtatggtagttgaaggtatgctgtcccagacgactatgtgcctcttagggatcgatatccaaatagccacccaatgtttgttgtccaagttcagtggcgcatagatatcatcaatgtcctccccccacttcttgtttgattggcaaaatgaaggcattgatccgtcatacaaactcgccgccccactaggtagcatttttcctaaaccattgtgatcagacgacgatgttttgaagaccagatactgttctctccaagactgggtaaagttgtgatccaggaagcacattcgctcgctccggaaacattgtgggttctccttatacctctgcctcagcacattcatccaagcatctatatgctgcatataaaataatacaagttagaaccttccagacgacttatatatttacaaatctatacaaagNNNNNNNNNNNNNNNNNNNNNNNNNNNNNNNNNNNNNNNNNNNNNNNNNNNNNNNNNNNNNNNNNNNNNNNNNNNNNNNNNNNNNNNNNNNNNNNNNNNNGAATCAATATTTGCGTCGTCAATATCTGGTCTTGGACCTGGAGGCATCTCAGCTTTGTCCTGATTGGAGCTTCTGGAATCACCTCTGGTCATGCAGCTAAATaggcaaacaaacaaaaaaaaatgttaagacaaccatataaataaacaataaagcCTATTCTTGTAAAACCTAGAAACCAACCCAACCGATCTAACCTTTCTGTCCTTTGCATCTCGGAGTTGAGCACTGACTGTTCCTCAAACCACATATGGTCTTGGAAAGAGCTTTTGCGAGCATTGGGTGGAAGCGAGTAGGCATCAGGCCTGACAGCCTCTGGCAGAACATCGATAAGGTTAGCATCAACATCCCATGGTTCGAAACCATTCACTGTGAAGTCATCCAAGTTCGCATTATGCAATATATGCTCCCAGCTTTGAGGTGCTGGATTGAAGGAGTTGGTCCCGTTTGCCTGCACATTGTTTGAAATTCCCACCAGCTTCTGTTCTACTTTATCTTTCCACAAAACTAGTTCCTTAACCATGCCCTGCCAACAATAAAAAAGGACATGGTAGACAAAAGCTTTCATAGGTTAGAACATCCTAGACAAGAAGCTTCTTATATACTTGTTTTTGGTTTATACCTGTGTTGATGTCAACGCCTTTGAGATCTCAGCAATTTGCTTATCAGTCTTTACCTTCCAACTCATAATCTCCATAAATAGTTTCTGGATAGAAATGCAAACAGTTCTGAGTCTCTAATTATATGCTCATCTTCcttgaacaaacaaacaaaatgatCTCAACAAGTCACCTCATTTGCATCATCAGCATGATCTGGTAACTTTGGCTTGGATACAAGTTTTTTGATGTCACTGCATATATCGCACAGAAAATGAGATTACAAGTGCAATTTTGACATTGAAAAAGCTTAAGAATAATGCAAGAATATTACTACCTCTTGATTTGATCAATTTCTTCCCTAAGCTTCGAGGAGACAGCAGATGATGCTCCATGCGAATGTGATGATGAACTCTGAATCTTCCATTGAGCAAGGGGAATCAAATCCGGATCAGTAATTCCACATTCACGTTTAATCAGAGCCAATTCAGACACAAGCTCTTTGATCTCACTGCATATCATCAAACCACATCtcaacttataaaaaaaaaacaaaacatttaacTATTGCAACCATATTATTATTACCTCTTCATCCTATCCATCTCTTCTTTAAGCTCGGAAGCAGACGGCtgctcatcatcatcaacccTAGACTCAATCTTGATCACACCGTTGCCACCACCACCGTGAAGCTTCCACCAAGGAGGAGGAACCCAATTAGGATCAGGAACACCAGACTCGCGTTTGATCTTGAGCAAATCAGCACTCTCAAGCCAATACTGCATGGTCCCTTGGGTATCGTGACACCTCCTGAACCGATCAGCTCCCCCGGGAGTCACATTCCCATCGATATGCTTCAGCAAATGGTCCAAGAGCCCCGTATCACCAATCTCCCCACGTACCGAGGCTCTCAACTCGGCACGTGTCACAGGGGAGTCGAAAGAAGCGCCTTTCTCCTTCAACACATCCGCAATCACTTGCTCCGAGAAATCAATCCtgtgtaatattattattaacaaaaGGCTAAGTCTTTTTAATCTTATACCTAATAAAGgctaagtctttttttttttNTAACTCTTATACCTTTCAGTGCTCCATCGAGTGGTCAATTCTCGCTGGCTGGTTCTCTGTTTCTCGAAGCTGTGTTTTGCGAATCTTCTGGATTTTTCGACTAGATCAGAGAGTCGTTTCCTTTTTAAGGCTCTTCTcctagtggtggtggtggtggtggtggttagGAGAAGAGGAGAGTCTTCCTTCTCTAACTTGACAGCAACCAAGGCTTtcccggaggaggaggaagaggatctgtcgttgttgttgttgtcgcgCTCTAACTTAACTTTGAGCAAGGCGGAGGAGGCGGCTTTACCGGAGGAGGTGACTGAAGAAACGTAGGAGGGATCCATTGTGGATCGTTTCATCCTGATCGGGCGAATAACCTTGTCTGACATCTCATATAAGCGATTCCTGCAAtcagaaggagagagagagagagagagagagagagattagtgTCAGAGCTTTTGATGGTGACGCGGAATCGATAGATAGCTAAAGTGGTGCAGATTGAAACCACCTAAAACCTAGAAATGAACCCTAACGGACGAAATGCCATAAGCTAGGGAGGAAACCTTTATCTCATCAAAGAGCATTGGAATCACCGCCGTAAGAAGAAATCGCGATCTGAGAATGACAAGCTAAAATAACAGAGGATGTGAGATCAGAGCAACACCTTAGGATCGATGGtggagacgaagaagaagacaagataGACCGGACCCAAGTAgaggaaatgaaaaaaaaggcCGTGAAGATGGTCGCAGCGTGAGTCGAGTCGAGGAGAGCCCTACAAGGCTAAAGCCGCCAAAAAATCCCTAAAAATcgtctctttcttcttccaccttttttcatttttttgccGTTATttggtaattaaaaaaaaagtttaaaacttattttacCTACTAAAGCGTAAGAACCAATGATATATAAACGCGTGGGCGAGTCTCCGTGGACCCTCAAACAGAGTGTTACCCCCACTTGCTGAGATGGAATCTGTGTTTTGTCGTCTTTTGTTATTTGCACGAATAAGGCGTTATTAATGCTAAACCCTTCGAGATTTAGTTCAAGGATATGAGAAATCAAATCTATGCTTCTTCTTAATGCGtagttacaaaaacaaaagagaactAACAGTGAACAAAATGTCTACACCTATGAAAAAATGCTTAGCCAAAACTCTCGAGTTAAAATTGTATGGATTTGATGATTGATTACCTCAAAACCTCTCTTCTTCTTAATATtataccttcttcttcttctccagatTTGCAGCGACGCTTCTTTGTTTATGCTTCCACGAAGGAATCTTACCGGGGAAAGCCCATCTGAGCAACCGTTCCCACGAGTAGCAGATAACGAACATGAGCAAAGCCCATAGGAGAAGCTTATCCCTCATACCTTCTGGTAATGGAACAAGCTTCAGCGAATCGTTCAGGTCCCTGAACAGATCAGACGCGATCACCGTGAAGAACCCTGCTCCAGCGATGAGCGCGTAGAAGAAGGGTTTGTTTTCTCTTATGCTCTGGTTAAAAGGATGTCCCATGTAGTTCACTGCAAATGTCGCGACCTGAAGCATCATGCTCACCATGTACGACACCGTGTTCACTAGGTTTGGATGGAACGTGGCGTCTGGTTCGATGCATTCCTCCGGCATGTGTTTCTCAGCTTCCTTGACCGAGTAGATCAAGAAGGTTATGTGAACGGCGAACTGTCCgaggagagagaggaagaggtaGAGGGAGAAGACGCTTGGGTGTGGTCGCTCCGCGGAGAGGGTTTGTAGCGGTCGAGCGTGAGATATGAAGAGGAAAAACGCAGCTGTTAAGACACCGCTGATCGTAGCCTGGACATCACCCAGCTTCACACCGTCCAAGTACATAACGCTTAGGACATAAGCTGTGGCGAGGCAGTTCAGACCGAGGATTTTGAACATCTGAAGAGTCGTCACAAGCGTACTACGACCTTGTCGGATTATGTCCGTCACTGGGGCGACCGAAGCATGTTTGGCGGTGAAGGGAGACGCCATTGATGCATCACCAAGTTTGACTAAGGGAGCTGACCGGCCATCGCCTTCCTCGCTGTTTAGTTCATCCATCATCTTCTTTAGCTTTTGTCTCTGTAGCTCCGCAGCAGTTAAGTGGCGGTTTTGGGGTGTGATCTTTCCCTTTGACGACCCTTCCCCGTTCTGAATAGCGGTTTTGCTAGTTGTTGGTTCTGATGGTGGTTTGGGCTTTTTTGACTTCGACTTTGAATCATCTTTAGACGATTCTGATCCAGGTGAGGAGGGAGGAACAGCGTTCAGTAAGGCTACTCCAACATGGGCCTGAAAATGTAGACAACAAAAATCgaattaaaagaaagaaaataaagcaTATGCATGGTGTTTGAATCAAATCCATATAGGCATTACCTGCTTCAGTGCTCCGACATCATTCGTTCCGTCCCCACACATCAGAGTTCCCCTTCCTACACCTTTAAAGGTAGTTAATATTAGCTCCTTCTGCTGTGGAGCAACTCTCGCAAAAACCTGAGGAGAGAAATGGTTTGAGGGTCAGTCTCTATTATGTATAGCTAAAAAGAAATCGTAAACCAAGTGATAAAGATCGTACGGTGTGTTTACCTTGACAAACGGAATGACTCGTAAAATAGCAGATGTAGCCTGTAGCATTTCAATGCTGTCACCTCCAATGCATAAATCGTAGGTCTCTGCAAGGGTTTCGATCTCTTTTTCACTGAACACAAAAACCAGGTAGGATCTCAGTCAGATGCACTGGGACTACTGTCACAACATATACTGATGGTTTCATGCGACTACGTAAGATTGTATAAGATGAGAATGCGAATAAGCTTTACTTCTACGGAAACTGTTATTAAATTTGACTGCACCTGTAGGGTATGATCTCCTTCTCATCAGGTGACATCCACTTGTATGTGTCACCAGGTCTTGATTGACCGAGAATTAAAACTGGATTTGATACAATATGCACTTGGCTTGCAACATGACAAGCTGTCAATGCTTGATCACCTGTGATCATCACCTGAAATCATGAAAGCAGGACAAGACATCCCGTGTATCTTATCCTGCTTTCATGATTTCAGGTGATAGATCACAGGAAACGGAACGGAAATCAAAGAACCAGAATAATATACTATGTACTCAATTATAATTTCTACATTGAGTACTGAGATAGCTGCTTTGCAGGTAATCTGTACTGGGTGTAAAAGGAACTGAATGAACCACTAACGGTGATATGAGTCGCTAATATGTGTGTGCGCATTATAAGATACACAGTATACATTACCAAATCATGAGATGAATTCTTCAACTCCAAGAGAACGGTGGCTGAATCTGATCTAATGGGGCAGTTGAAGACCTGTGATGCATGATTAAGTCATTATGAACCACGTTGATACCAGACAGACCATTAGTTACAATTCAAACATATGAAGAAAGTAAAGCTGCATAACCATTGTGCCATTACCGCAAATCCAGCAAAAGTAAGGTCATTCCCGACAGCCTCTCTGTCCATCTCT includes:
- the LOC130499447 gene encoding protein AMEIOTIC 1 homolog (The sequence of the model RefSeq protein was modified relative to this genomic sequence to represent the inferred CDS: added 208 bases not found in genome assembly), producing MSDKVIRPIRMKRSTMDPSYVSSVTSSGKAASSALLKVKLERDNNNNDRSSSSSSGKALVAVKLEKEDSPLLLTTTTTTTTRRRALKRKRLSDLVEKSRRFAKHSFEKQRTSQRELTTRWSTERIDFSEQVIADVLKEKGASFDSPVTRAELRASVRGEIGDTGLLDHLLKHIDGNVTPGGADRFRRCHDTQGTMQYWLESADLLKIKRESGVPDPNWVPPPWWKLHGGGGNGVIKIESRVDDDEQPSASELKEEMDRMKSEIKELVSELALIKRECGITDPDLIPLAQWKIQSSSSHSHGASSAVSSKLREEIDQIKSDIKKLVSKPKLPDHADDANEKLFMEIMSWKVKTDKQIAEISKALTSTQGMVKELVLWKDKVEQKLVGISNNVQANGTNSFNPAPQSWEHILHNANLDDFTVNGFEPWDVDANLIDVLPEAVRPDAYSLPPNARKSSFQDHMWFEEQSVLNSEMQRTESCMTRGDSRSCNQDKAELTPGSSVTAGPRSDIDDPSLLSQETLKELVSWKAKAEQQIMEMSEAVRALQE